A single window of Actinoallomurus bryophytorum DNA harbors:
- a CDS encoding DUF3566 domain-containing protein, with the protein MTANAGKDANGKSGQRPTGADAEGGRTRKKTSAAKPPSDEVTVKTNAADDTNGSAKDPDETVVDIPAKDDYDTVQDVAPADEAPSADEDDDDDATAVDAFDSTSSSFSSPSLESSESFESSGSSDVEESSSRTASFGLPKDLGSAGFGEPENDGSGAEKWASEPAPRDDDANYPYEIGESMPSSGRSAAMDSSTPSSRALGGGAASGGTPASYAPGGLGAPSDPAGPSGSGSSGGRPAIESAAARVSKLTGSLRKPDKSGGRKAPRKAHLQVARFEPWSVMKFSFIMSLVCFLVLFVAVAVLYVILSWLGVFDALSNTIHDLTSNDQGKTGGLNPASWFSAARILGYTALIGTLNVLLITALATVWSVIYNMAADLVGGVEVTLKEADS; encoded by the coding sequence AGCGCCGCGAAGCCGCCGAGCGACGAAGTGACCGTGAAGACCAACGCCGCAGACGACACCAACGGGTCCGCCAAGGACCCGGACGAGACGGTTGTCGACATCCCGGCCAAGGACGACTACGACACGGTGCAGGACGTCGCACCGGCCGACGAAGCGCCGTCGGCCGATGAGGATGACGACGATGACGCGACGGCGGTGGACGCCTTCGATTCCACCTCCTCGTCGTTCTCGTCGCCCTCCTTGGAGTCCTCGGAGTCCTTCGAGTCCTCGGGGTCCTCGGACGTGGAGGAGTCGAGCAGTCGTACGGCGTCGTTCGGCCTGCCAAAGGATCTTGGCAGTGCGGGCTTCGGCGAACCAGAAAACGACGGTTCTGGGGCCGAAAAGTGGGCGAGCGAGCCCGCGCCGCGAGATGATGACGCGAACTATCCGTACGAAATTGGGGAGTCGATGCCGAGTTCGGGTAGGAGCGCGGCCATGGATTCTTCAACCCCATCGAGTCGCGCCCTGGGTGGAGGAGCCGCTTCGGGCGGCACCCCGGCCTCGTACGCGCCCGGTGGCCTTGGTGCTCCAAGCGACCCCGCCGGTCCGAGTGGCTCTGGCAGCTCCGGCGGCCGCCCCGCGATCGAGTCGGCCGCCGCGCGGGTCTCCAAGCTGACGGGCTCCCTGCGCAAGCCGGACAAGTCCGGTGGCCGCAAGGCACCGCGGAAGGCCCACCTTCAGGTGGCGCGGTTCGAGCCGTGGTCGGTGATGAAGTTCAGCTTCATCATGTCGCTGGTGTGCTTCCTTGTGCTGTTCGTCGCGGTCGCGGTGCTTTATGTGATCCTGTCGTGGCTCGGCGTCTTCGATGCGCTGTCCAACACGATCCACGACCTCACCTCGAACGACCAGGGCAAGACCGGCGGCCTGAACCCCGCGAGCTGGTTCTCGGCGGCGAGAATCCTCGGCTACACCGCGCTGATCGGCACGCTGAACGTCCTTCTCATTACGGCTCTGGCCACGGTGTGGTCGGTGATCTACAACATGGCCGCCGATCTTGTCGGCGGTGTCGAGGTCACCTTGAAGGAAGCCGACTCATAA
- a CDS encoding hydrophobic protein, with protein MGIVIAVLLLALILGGAGFAIHVLWWIALAVLVLWLLGFVFRGAGTAGGPRGRWYRW; from the coding sequence ATGGGTATCGTTATAGCGGTTCTATTGCTCGCGCTGATCCTCGGCGGTGCCGGGTTCGCGATCCACGTGCTGTGGTGGATCGCACTCGCCGTCTTGGTGCTGTGGCTCCTCGGCTTCGTCTTCCGCGGAGCGGGTACGGCGGGTGGCCCCAGAGGCCGCTGGTATCGCTGGTAG
- a CDS encoding RidA family protein: MTIELIRAAGLYAGVEYAYAAVAPVGALVFTAGACPLGESGATVGPGDVRAQARQCVTNLFAALVASGAGRRDVLKTTVYVASAERTDLVAAWEEIRDAFGTHDAPSTLLGVVVLGYPDQLVELEAVAMRPSL, encoded by the coding sequence ATGACCATCGAACTCATCCGCGCCGCCGGCCTGTACGCCGGAGTCGAGTACGCCTACGCCGCCGTCGCACCTGTCGGCGCCCTGGTCTTCACCGCCGGCGCCTGCCCGCTCGGCGAGAGCGGGGCGACCGTGGGACCCGGCGACGTACGTGCCCAGGCGCGGCAGTGCGTCACAAATCTCTTCGCCGCCCTGGTGGCGTCCGGCGCCGGCCGACGCGACGTACTCAAGACGACCGTGTACGTCGCGTCGGCAGAGCGTACGGACCTCGTGGCGGCCTGGGAGGAGATCCGCGACGCGTTCGGCACCCATGACGCTCCCAGCACACTGCTCGGCGTCGTCGTACTCGGGTATCCGGATCAGCTCGTGGAACTCGAGGCTGTGGCCATGCGCCCGTCTCTCTGA
- a CDS encoding HNH endonuclease family protein — MKRAITTAAILTGLPLTTAIMTSSPASAVPPPPPGATTAKSELAALKVKKEISLSGYSRAKFPHWIDQGFGCSTREVVLMRDGKGVRVGSDCYPTKGSWYSPYDGKTVTSPHKVDIEHLVALSEAWRSGAKSWTTARRQAFANDLRHAELWISDHPLNMDKGGKDPGRWLPPRSAFRCTYARSYVQVKYAWSLSVNTAEKKALTSLLNKC; from the coding sequence GTGAAGCGTGCGATCACCACCGCCGCGATCCTGACGGGCCTGCCGCTCACAACCGCGATCATGACCTCCTCGCCGGCGTCCGCGGTACCGCCCCCGCCCCCTGGCGCGACCACCGCGAAGTCCGAGCTCGCCGCGCTGAAGGTCAAGAAGGAGATCTCCCTGTCCGGATACAGCCGGGCGAAGTTCCCCCACTGGATCGACCAGGGCTTCGGCTGCAGCACCCGCGAGGTGGTGCTCATGCGCGACGGCAAGGGCGTACGGGTCGGCTCCGACTGCTACCCGACCAAGGGCAGCTGGTATAGCCCGTACGACGGCAAGACCGTGACAAGCCCGCACAAGGTCGACATCGAACACCTTGTCGCCCTGTCCGAGGCCTGGCGCTCCGGCGCGAAGTCCTGGACCACGGCCCGGCGCCAGGCGTTCGCCAACGACCTGCGCCACGCGGAGCTGTGGATATCCGACCACCCGCTCAACATGGACAAGGGCGGCAAGGACCCGGGCCGCTGGCTGCCACCGCGAAGTGCGTTCCGCTGCACGTACGCGCGCTCGTACGTGCAGGTGAAGTACGCCTGGAGCCTGTCGGTGAACACCGCCGAGAAGAAGGCCCTCACCTCGCTTCTCAACAAGTGCTGA
- a CDS encoding DLW-39 family protein, with protein MKKLIVLALVALGGFAVWRRLQQDRAELDLWTEATSADS; from the coding sequence GTGAAGAAACTCATCGTTCTTGCGCTGGTCGCCCTCGGTGGTTTCGCGGTTTGGCGTCGGCTCCAGCAGGACCGGGCCGAGCTGGACCTGTGGACCGAGGCGACCTCGGCGGACAGCTGA
- a CDS encoding HAD family hydrolase: MDDTARITLACLDLAGTSVADGGVVEKAFAEALATQGVVRGTEAYGRSMARVQAARGQSKLDVFRQIFSDEDRARAANHSFERAYDSIIDRDGLTPIPGAEATMDKLTDAGVRVCLMTGFGRATLGRVIDTLGWWKRADLLICPDDAGGRGRPYPDMILTAALRLQVENVRHIAVCGDTASDMRSGHRAGASIVAGVLTGAHDRPQLETAGATEVLESISGLPDLILRTTAAIPAPR; this comes from the coding sequence GTGGACGACACAGCGCGGATCACGCTTGCCTGCCTTGACCTCGCCGGTACGAGCGTGGCCGACGGCGGCGTGGTCGAAAAGGCCTTCGCCGAGGCGCTGGCCACGCAGGGGGTCGTACGCGGCACCGAGGCGTACGGCCGCTCGATGGCCCGCGTGCAGGCCGCGCGGGGGCAGTCGAAGCTGGACGTCTTCCGCCAGATCTTCTCCGACGAGGATCGAGCACGCGCTGCCAACCACTCTTTTGAGCGCGCCTACGACTCGATCATCGATCGCGACGGCCTGACGCCGATCCCCGGCGCCGAGGCCACCATGGACAAACTCACCGATGCGGGCGTACGCGTCTGCCTGATGACGGGATTCGGCCGCGCCACCCTGGGCCGCGTCATCGACACGCTCGGCTGGTGGAAACGCGCCGACCTCCTGATCTGCCCAGACGACGCCGGCGGCCGCGGCCGCCCGTACCCGGACATGATCCTCACGGCGGCCCTGCGCCTCCAGGTCGAGAACGTCCGCCACATCGCGGTGTGCGGAGACACGGCAAGCGACATGCGCAGCGGTCACCGAGCAGGAGCCTCCATCGTCGCGGGCGTCCTGACCGGCGCCCACGACCGCCCCCAACTCGAAACGGCAGGCGCGACCGAGGTACTGGAGAGCATCTCGGGCCTACCAGACCTGATCCTGCGAACGACCGCCGCGATCCCCGCACCGCGATAG
- a CDS encoding IS110 family transposase, protein MASRARETALQQVWAGVDIGKAHHHAVVIDSEGRRLLSRRVANDEADLLELIAEVCALAGEVIWAIDVRTGGATLLVTLLFSDGQKVFYLSGHMVNRAADGYRGEGKTDARDAAVIADQARMRRDLRPVLDEDGLITELRMLVAHRQDLVTDRTRAINRLRDQLLNVCPAIERALDLAHKGPLILLTGANTPAAIRGLTPEKLTSWLRENGVRKGAADLADRVIRAAQSQTAVLPGEHMAARLTAELAKHVLRLTEQIEHTDALIEDRFARHELAEVITSMPGIGTLLGAEFLAATGGNMTAFASADHLAGYAGLAPRPHDSGRISGNRHRPRRYNRDLNRVFYTSALISVRYNPESRTYYDRKRAEGKLHTQAVLALARRRVNVLWALIRDRRCYELTPPTTKAA, encoded by the coding sequence ATGGCAAGTCGAGCCAGGGAGACGGCGTTGCAGCAGGTGTGGGCCGGTGTGGACATCGGCAAAGCTCATCATCACGCGGTGGTGATCGATTCTGAGGGCAGGCGGCTGCTGTCGCGGCGGGTGGCCAATGATGAGGCCGACCTGCTGGAGTTGATAGCCGAGGTCTGCGCATTGGCCGGCGAGGTGATCTGGGCGATCGATGTGCGCACCGGAGGCGCCACGTTGTTGGTGACGCTGCTGTTCTCCGATGGCCAGAAGGTCTTCTACCTCTCCGGTCACATGGTCAACCGGGCGGCCGATGGTTACCGCGGTGAGGGCAAGACCGATGCCCGCGACGCCGCCGTCATCGCCGACCAGGCCCGGATGCGCCGCGATCTGCGGCCGGTGCTTGATGAGGATGGGCTGATCACCGAGCTGCGGATGCTGGTGGCCCACCGCCAAGACCTGGTCACCGACCGGACCCGGGCGATCAACCGGCTCCGTGACCAACTCCTGAACGTCTGCCCGGCCATCGAACGCGCCCTGGACCTGGCCCACAAAGGCCCCCTGATCCTGCTCACCGGCGCGAACACCCCCGCCGCCATCCGCGGGCTGACCCCGGAGAAGCTGACGTCCTGGCTCCGCGAGAACGGAGTACGCAAAGGCGCCGCCGACCTGGCCGACCGAGTCATCCGCGCAGCCCAATCCCAGACCGCCGTCCTGCCCGGCGAACACATGGCCGCACGACTGACAGCCGAACTCGCCAAGCATGTCCTGAGGCTCACCGAGCAAATCGAGCACACCGACGCGCTGATCGAAGACCGGTTCGCCCGCCACGAACTGGCCGAAGTGATCACCAGCATGCCCGGCATCGGGACGCTGCTCGGCGCCGAGTTCCTCGCCGCCACCGGCGGAAACATGACCGCCTTCGCCTCCGCCGACCACCTCGCCGGCTACGCCGGCCTGGCCCCACGCCCCCACGACTCCGGCCGGATCAGCGGCAACCGCCACCGCCCGCGCCGCTACAACCGCGACCTCAACCGCGTCTTCTACACATCCGCCCTGATCAGCGTCCGCTACAACCCCGAATCCCGCACCTACTACGACCGCAAACGCGCCGAAGGCAAACTCCACACCCAAGCCGTCCTCGCCCTCGCACGACGACGCGTCAACGTCCTATGGGCCCTCATCCGAGACCGACGCTGCTACGAACTCACACCCCCGACCACCAAGGCCGCATGA
- a CDS encoding nuclear transport factor 2 family protein, which yields MTAVDISSARSHAAWILIHMDTRAHADQWLAGWNARNLDAVMACYSDDVDFAALTVVTRWDRPDGRLRGKAELRRHFERGMHLAPELTFTEEAFLTSPGGYALFYRRENGNRALDVVELDQHGHAARVRAFYEQAQQ from the coding sequence GTGACTGCTGTCGATATCTCGTCGGCACGATCCCATGCCGCCTGGATACTGATCCACATGGATACAAGGGCTCATGCAGATCAGTGGCTGGCGGGCTGGAACGCCCGAAACCTGGACGCCGTCATGGCCTGTTACTCCGATGACGTCGACTTCGCTGCGCTTACCGTTGTGACCCGCTGGGATCGGCCGGACGGCCGATTGCGGGGCAAGGCCGAGTTGCGCCGTCACTTCGAGCGAGGCATGCACCTCGCGCCAGAACTGACATTCACCGAAGAGGCGTTTTTGACCAGCCCAGGCGGCTACGCCCTGTTCTACCGGCGCGAGAACGGCAACCGCGCGCTGGACGTGGTCGAGCTGGACCAGCACGGGCACGCCGCCCGGGTCCGAGCGTTCTATGAGCAAGCACAGCAATAG